From a region of the Asterias amurensis chromosome 2, ASM3211899v1 genome:
- the LOC139954178 gene encoding dynein light chain Tctex-type 5-like: protein MAEASQSSFATRSSRSSSFWSQVSGSTNQLNRDSSNVHEKSFGRRQQQPKPTKWTSTIQAAAAALSGRGTGGEATSVRPARPDSSNSTRSRKDTLYFGRDISTSMWWRFRRGGEDEDTRRFIDKSDEAPPRYENSFRMDPQPGCKFQPEMVEEIMTKVLEDEFTRVTYRPEEGPEIVKRLADDIKTRVKLLQYERYRLVVLIQVGQIEGLEMMINNRCVWNTETDCYATATFQNGYIYAIATTYGIYLD from the coding sequence ATGGCAGAAGCCTCTCAGAGCAGCTTTGCGACCAGGTCGTCTCGATCGTCATCGTTTTGGAGTCAAGTATCCGGCTCGACAAACCAACTTAATAGAGATAGCAGCAACGTCCATGAGAAGTCATTCGGCAGACGACAGCAGCAACCCAAACCAACCAAGTGGACATCGACCATCCAGGCTGCAGCGGCCGCTCTGTCGGGCCGTGGGACTGGTGGGGAGGCGACCTCAGTCCGGCCAGCTCGACCGGACAGCTCGAACAGCACCAGATCCAGAAAGGATACTTTATACTTTGGCCGAGACATCTCGACCTCCATGTGGTGGCGATTTCGACGGGGCGGAGAGGACGAGGACACCCGTCGGTTCATCGACAAGAGTGACGAGGCCCCGCCCCGGTACGAGAACTCATTTCGTATGGATCCTCAACCAGGCTGTAAATTCCAACCAGAGATGGTTGAGGAAATCATGACTAAAGTCTTGGAAGATGAATTCACTAGAGTGACATATCGACCTGAAGAAGGTCCTGAAATTGTGAAGAGACTAGCAGATGATATTAAAACAAGAGTCAAACTTCTCCAGTATGAACGTTACCGACTCGTAGTCTTGATTCAGGTCGGACAGATTGAAGGACTTGAGATGATGATTAATAACCGCTGTGTTTGGAATACTGAAACCGACTGTTATGCCACGGCTACATTTCAAAACGGGTACATTTACGCCATCGCAACGACGTACGGAATATATTTAGACTAG